Genomic DNA from Scomber scombrus chromosome 21, fScoSco1.1, whole genome shotgun sequence:
ACTCAAGCCCTGCTGTTATGTTTTCAGTGACTGATAACTTCAGACATTATAATAAAAGATTTTCTAGAAGCTGCTACTTTGAATGAAAATAACTTGTGGTAACAAAAAGATTATATTTAGAGACACTGTACTTTCATTTAACTCTATAGTAAAGTATTGATAAGTTAAATGTCAGCACTGCTTTATACTGACACAAGGGGGCAGTATTTAGCTGTGTGTTATTTAATTGATATCTGAAAATGCAGCCCTGATTTATCAATGGAAAATACTAGTTTCATGTATGGAAGTGTGAATAATTTGAGCTCATAGGTAATTATAGAGCTCGTAAAAGTCATGTCTAGACCGAGGTTTaatgatgagagaaaaatgaacaGTGTGAAACCCAACCAGTCAGCTGATACATCTCCCCTTCCTTTAAACCCAGTCTCTCATTCCTTACAGGTGAGCCGACGCTGGAAGATGACGACTCACACATGCATCGAGAAACTgtcatgaaaatacaaaatgttataaaaacatCTGAGCCAAAGAAACCTATGAGTCCACAGATAATGCATTACTTTTTGCATTTAGACTTCACCCTTGATGTAATTACATTCTCAGTTCCACCAGAGATCCACTTttaacctgcacacacacagtcctgttaAAGTGCATTTTAATCAGCAGCTACTCTCCGGGTCTGAGGTTGGAAAGCGAGTCAGGCTATCTgttgctgccccccccccccccccccccctccccaacgACCACTTCCTCCTCAGTTTATGACTTATAAAACTCTGTGGGTGTTTTCAAGAGCTGCTTCTTCGAACAGACACAGATGAAAGGAAAACGTAACAAttgctgcaaagaaaaaaaagtgtttttgcttgTATAGGTCACGTTAGCATGCTTGTCACCATGGTGATGGGGTGATAATGCCCATCTACAGGTGCAATATGGGTGGAacacacatattatacatgCTGTACTTCCAAACCCTCAAGAGAAGTTCATTTGTCATGAAAGTTACAGTGATGTAAAACCAGTATGAACACAAGTGGTTGACACATTGACTGTAATGTTATCTCACTGTGGTATTATAAAACCCTTTCTCTGCTATATGTGTGTCGTGTGGTTGCAATGAGGAGCTGAGACTGAGACTCAGCAGGCTCCAGTGTGGCCCGGTCTTACGCAACAGGAAGTACATAAACAAGTTCAATTCATCTGAGAAAACCAACAAATACCAACACCAACATCTACATCattagatttttatttcattcttttttgtatgtattattGCACATAGACAGCAGAATTAAAGCAATAGTATAATTCAGACATGAATAGTTTTCAGTATGTGTTACAGAAAGAATACGAAGAAATGTGTAAGAATACAGCtcgtctttttaaatgttatcatCATGCATATGATTAAACTCAGCACAAATATGAAGATCTAACTAAGCAGTGTGTCTTCAAATTATCCCTCCATGATGTGTCATGTTGTTACCTACAGAAGCTTAAgtgtaaaataagtaaataaaggAGCACAGAAAAAGTCTCTGATGTGAAAATGAATTTAGTTAAACTCTCAAACTGTTTAGAAACTGTCAGATTCAGTCCTGGTCTACTTTCTGGATGCAaatctgtgttttcattacaaagaaatgagaaaagatgCTCTTACTCCATACCTGGTGAAATCTTAATATGATGTTCATATCATAAAAGCACCAAAGACATTCTCAGTGGGTTTGTTACGCATTATTTTTGTGGTGTTACTCACTTCTACAAAAATGGCATCACCCTTGTCCAGGTAGAACACTCCTCCCAGGTAACTGTTGGACTTTATGGAAAACTTGAGAGACTCTGAATATTTCCTGGACTGCAGGAGATTGAGACTTTTCCCTGCAAACTTTTCACTCTTCTGATTAACAAGATGGTGAAATGTGCCGTTGTCTGAGAAGAAAAGCTTGGAGTAGATATAGTAATACCCCGCCTTCTGAATGACCAGACTTCTGTCTTTGTAGTCCATTTGATAGAGAAGAGGGTCTGCAACTGTGCTCCATGCCAGTATCTCTTGAGTAGAAACTGCATCTTGTCCGTCTGGAAAGAAACAAAGGGAGAAGACAACACCAACAATAGGGTtaaggttgggttagggttttttaGGCTTTAGAAATGATAAATGACCCACCCTGCACTTTGAGAATGTGCcttcattttacaaacaaaagCTACAACAGTGTATTTTGGTAATACATTTAACACTATGCTATTGGATGGGACATCAGTGTTGCTCTCACCTGTCAGATGTGCAACTGGTTTGGTAGGGATGAAAGGATCGTTGGATTTGGTGGAGATAACATCTCGTTCTGTGTGACCAGACATACACAAGTCTGTCATGTGGATACAGTAACTGAAAATATGTATAGATTCAAATTAAGTTTAACAAGTGCTGACATACCTGCAATGATCTTAGAGAATGTTGCTGACCCGCTGACCtgcaaaggaaataaaaacagttgaGCTGGCAGTCGTGCTTGTTTGCTTTGTGTTAGTGAGCATGATCATGCAGCAGCAATCACCACTAAACCTGCCCTAGTTTGCTCTGAAAAGTAGGACAGGTCTGTGCTTTTGGTAATCAAAAGGTCGATCGCAACCATGCTGCATGAAATAAACCACTTCCTCTTCTCCACTGTCCCGTGTTtgcacagccccccccccccccccccctcccccgccAAGCGCTGTAACTGTTGTCATCTCACAGTAAACCACACAAGGACAGGAAACTGAGACACACATCTACAGCAACAGCAAAGGCCACACTTTAATGTCATTCTCCACCTCTACTTCACTCCTCCTCATAACAGTGACATTCTTTCCCTGTCAGCagttttttaagaaaaacaatcactcatgtttgtttttcactgatgCTTCTACTTCACTAAACCTGAACAAGTTCTCACATATCAGCTTTAGTGTAAAGAAGGAGGTGTGGGCCTGATTTtgtctctaaccctaaccctttattcAAATGAAGTTGTTTGTTACACCATAACTCCATCATAACACTAGATAATCACTAATTGACTCCTCCCGTTCCACTTTGGTTACAACTATGACAGAGTTTTTAATGAGTAGCATGTGACACTGAGAACTGTAACCTTAGTCCAACTACGCacaaggctggattagtaccTGAGGGGGCCCCTAGGCACTGACACTCATGGACCCCCCACACCGACTCAATGCAAAAATCACATCCACCCGATGTTACCCACCCTGGTTTTGAGCTTCCAGTCAAGCTGACATGTCACTAAGTGAGCGAGGTAACTTCACACTCTGCAAAAGCCGACATACTGTATAACAAAtcacctcccacacacacataggcctacagctctctctctctctttctctgtctctctctctctctctctctctctctctctctctctctcagagatCAGGTGCTAAAAGTCCAGCTCCTTCACAAACTCAAGGCATCAAACATCTTACTgcaaatacaacttttttttttactgcagccacttctttcacttcctttttttgaCTTCCTCACTAGGCTTTTGGTTACAGCCGGACGTCCATTTTCTGCTAAGTGATCAATTTTCTCTCACACCAGATCGTACAAACTAACCACAGTACATTGCAACCTGCTGAACAATCGTTTCCCAGCCGTCAATCATGagactttattttctttgcatGAAAGCAACAATAATGATCAACATCTGTGTGTCTATTTCTGTGAAGtcagaccaaaaaaagaaaaagtatttgttctcccatcattgagggcccctttctgatTACTGGGTACTTGATCAGATTGCACCTTTGGTAGATCCAGGCCAGCACTTGCATAATACcttgtgttttgtatttcattGATAAACATCCCAATCTAGAAATGTTACAGCTCTAAAGTAACTTTCTAATCACCTTTACATGAAATGTCCTGCTTTTATCATATTTTGCTATATATTcgcttttttttgtcatgaggtcattcattttttaatttaactattGTTGTCTTGACATTTTACCTTAGTTTGAGTagtgaatatttaatttactccaattacatacaacataaatattacattaaacaataatatttaaatagatATTACATTACGAATATAAGGCTCCGTTGATAAGTGATCATGGGATGAAACTGTGAAAGGTATCTGGTAGGCTGGTGCAGACTCAGATGAGATTGATACTCACAGATTCAGGTTTGTAGAGTCGGTAGATGAAACAGGCCTCTATCACGATGCCGAACAACGCCACGCTCACCAGGATGAACAGCAGGTtctgtggcacacacacactctgtctcacCTGGGTCAGTCTGTGAGGCACTGGAGTGTGAGTGGCATGGGTGTCCATCACAGACGTAGAGGGATACCCACACTCGGTCAAATCAACAGTTCCCTTTCTgcaactgaaaacacatcagtgtGGAAATATCATCCAGATGTGTCGCTTCAATGGTGTTAGAGAGACTGATGAGAATTGAGAGACAGTGACAGCGACACTGTGGAAACTTAGCAAAATGGGTGGGCTCTCTTGTGGTTGTTTGTTGTGGTGACGTCTAAGACACAGACATCTTAGTATGTATCTACAAAGCCCCTTTGTTGGCTGTCAGAGATGCACCTGCAAACATCACAATCATACTGTACAATGCAAACTTTTCAAATGCAGCTGCAGAATCTGACAATCAGTAGAAAAGTCTAAAGGCAAAAGACGACAATCAGCAAGTGGAAGAGCACAATGCATTTAACTTCCAACTTCACTGTAATAGCAATGTTGAACTGCTATCATTCACACTTCCTCTCTTATAGCATATTCTTGCTCAGTGGTTTGTCTCGTGGTCTGACAAGAACAAGTCAAATGAAGTAGATTTTTTCCCCTACAAAGATAAACTAAGAGTTACATAACATAAACATATCAGTGATACTATTCCAGCAAGTCTCACAACTATGATCAGTTAGTGGAGGTTTTCTTATCAGgaaatgaatatattatttgAGTTTGAGTTAGAGTTTATTTCGATCagcaaaaaaattaataaaaccacaacaacaaaaaaacagtaacacatcCCTCTAACAACAGGGCTGAAGCTACAAGCTAATAGATGCCCTAACCTTTAAACCattcatgtaaatatatgtatatacattaaacctatacataaacaaacaagcatacatgccatctacacacatatacacacacctacatgtacATACTCAGCAAATACcaagcaaaataaacatttgacattaGTTATagcttttattatatttgatggTCCGTCCTGATAACAACTATCTTAAAATACACGTGTGAGATTATAAGTGATGGGAGTTTCCTGTAATATAAAATGagtacaaaacacacattaacctTCTGTGCTATAAAACTCACCATCCACCACAGACATTTAGCTTACAATGATCTATTTAGTCAAGCTGCAACATGTATTTGCCTACATTGGTGGTATATTAAGGTTATAGGTTATATAAGGACGTAACTGAGAGTCATTTATTGATGATCCATGTACAGGCTGTTGTATCCAAAATACTtgaaaatcttgtttttcaAAGACTACTTCAACATCTTAAtaagttaaatattttatatacacaCCAATATGGATTTAGAATGAAACATTCAACTTATATGGCAATTATACTTTTAACTAATGAAATGTACAAAGCTAGAGATAGAAAGGGAAACACTATAGGTATTTTGTTAGACTTATATAAGGCATTCAATACAGTTAACCACAATATTCTCTTCCAGAAACTGTCACATATTGGAGTAAGAAATTATTCACTACTGTGGTTCACTatttaccaggcggggagttccggtcctctgaaatgatgccaacgaggaagtaacttagaactgcattctatcaaaaggccaccagggggcgacatccgtctctatacaagtcaatggagaattcaccaacttctcacttgatttctaacctcagtaaacgttttcaaaatgtgtttatggtctcaatcgctagtttaaagccttcttcaatgcagtatgatgttcatttgggacattttggcctccctgattttatatgtgacgataaagcagggtatgcattagggcgtggctacgtggtgattgacaggttgattggttcacaggttcaggagcgcggacagatagactgcaggaaatagccgtgaacttgtctTTCACGAACATAAAGAGCTTTATGCCATCACTAAGGTAGCAAACAAAGAACTTACCAAGCTACTGTATCTATGTGGTTCAAGTCCAACGAACTATCactcaatgttaaaaaaaaaactaactttaTTTTAGTTCCAAATCATGTTAACTGCTCTGCCAAAATTGCAATTGATAACATCCCCAATATTCTCAACATACATCAGAATCACCATGGATTAAGAAATAATAAAGTATGAATATAAGATTTATAATGGTGTAAAACAAGTTAGTATTGCAATAAAAGGAATGGTTCTCCCTTTgattaatcagtatttttagCACAACATTATGTTTACGCTAAAGCCTTAGAAAATACAAAAGTCAATATACTGCAACCACAAAGTGTGCAAAATGTGGCTCTTACTGCTCCTGTTTAAAACCAACACAGGCTCACATAGTTTACTTTCACCCAGATTGCCGGATAAACATgctcagtgaatgtggtgttgaaggtgtgtcagtgtgttaaaGGAGACTCTGTAGAGTCAGCAGGACAGTCCAGTTCTTGGTAGAAAAGAGGTTTGCAAAACTCATTCTTGTGCAACATTAAACAGACATCATGTATATGATCCAAACGCATTTATTTacaacaacaaagcaaaacacacaatctaAAATATTAGCTAAAATGAATTAACTCTTACCCTAACACATAAGGGATCTAACAAGGCATGTCtatgtataagtgtgtgtgtgtgtgtgtgtgtgtgtgtgtgtgtgtgtgtgtgtgtgtgtgtgtgtgtgtgtgtgtgtgtgtgtgtgtgtgtgtgtgtaaataaaaatagcaatatGGCTGACACATTTCGCCGTGTGGTTATACAATAGCTACGAACAGACATCGTAACAATAGCACTCAAAGAACAATCTTAAATCAAATCAACGCTTGTACATTGAAACTGATTTAACTAAACAGTCCTGTGCTTTAGCCATGTGCAGAAGAGTTTGGCTCTGAGGCTGAATGATGCCGGCTCTCCTGGGTAGCCAGTGTTCAGTGGTGCAGATCAGAGGGTCCAGGTTTCTGAGGAGGCAACAGATTGTCCCTTTGTTGTAACagttagcagctaaatgctaactTGCCTTTTCCTGCTGAGTGAGTTCATGGGTGCAGTTCACACCTGGATGCA
This window encodes:
- the LOC134003663 gene encoding tumor necrosis factor ligand superfamily member 14-like, with amino-acid sequence MDTHATHTPVPHRLTQVRQSVCVPQNLLFILVSVALFGIVIEACFIYRLYKPESVSGSATFSKIIAERDVISTKSNDPFIPTKPVAHLTDGQDAVSTQEILAWSTVADPLLYQMDYKDRSLVIQKAGYYYIYSKLFFSDNGTFHHLVNQKSEKFAGKSLNLLQSRKYSESLKFSIKSNSYLGGVFYLDKGDAIFVEVSNTTKIMRNKPTENVFGAFMI